Proteins co-encoded in one Peptococcaceae bacterium 1198_IL3148 genomic window:
- a CDS encoding alpha/beta hydrolase: protein MGCYIRVEPGVRIYVEDVNPAGKKIILLIHGWPGNHNLFEYQFNQLPKIGYRCIGIDCRGFGLSDKPWHGYDYNRLSDDIRSVVDALKLQNFTLGGHSTGGAICVRYMARHKGYGVSKLALFAAAAPSLIQRPYFPYGLKKQAVIDIIKGIYKDRPNTLREFGNMIFHNYVSSPLSDWIFQLGLQAASWSSAAIANTWLDEEGLFDDLKTIKVPTLILHGLNDQVCLYPLAIAQRNSIKNSKLVPLEACGHFLFYDQLDRFNKELIQFIEE from the coding sequence CCCAGCGGGCAAAAAAATAATTCTCCTAATTCACGGGTGGCCGGGAAATCATAATCTATTTGAATATCAGTTTAACCAATTGCCTAAAATAGGGTACCGGTGTATCGGAATAGACTGTAGAGGGTTTGGTTTATCGGACAAACCTTGGCATGGTTACGACTATAACCGATTGTCAGATGATATCCGTAGCGTGGTAGATGCACTTAAATTACAGAATTTTACGCTTGGGGGACATTCAACAGGTGGAGCAATTTGTGTCCGATACATGGCCAGACACAAAGGCTACGGAGTATCGAAACTTGCTCTTTTTGCGGCGGCGGCACCCAGTCTCATCCAACGTCCATATTTCCCATATGGTCTAAAAAAACAGGCTGTGATTGATATCATCAAAGGCATATATAAAGATCGGCCCAATACATTGAGAGAGTTTGGAAATATGATCTTCCATAACTATGTTAGCAGCCCATTATCGGATTGGATTTTCCAATTGGGTTTGCAGGCGGCCAGTTGGTCCAGTGCAGCCATTGCAAATACCTGGCTAGATGAAGAAGGTTTATTTGACGACCTAAAAACAATTAAAGTGCCAACGCTTATTCTTCATGGTCTCAATGACCAAGTATGCCTATATCCATTGGCTATAGCGCAAAGGAATAGCATTAAAAATTCCAAACTGGTACCACTAGAAGCCTGTGGCCATTTTCTGTTCTATGATCAGCTTGATAGATTTAACAAAGAATTAATCCAATTTATTGAAGAATAG